In Streptomyces sp. HUAS ZL42, the DNA window CCGCACGCGGACCGGCCGTCGGCGTTTCTCGATCCGCGTCCGTCGCATCCCGCAGCCCTTCGATCCGCGACCTGCCGCTCTCCGGAGTGCTGCCGGAGCGGCCGGTCGGTCTGCATCTGGTTCTGCACTGCTGACAGCATCGCCCGCGAATGTCCCCGTGTCGTCACGGGCAGCCCCCGATCCCGCTTCCGGGCGGCCGCGCCGCCGCGGTCGGGCAGGCAGTCGGACGCACCGCACCGCATCGCGCCGGCCGGGCAACGGGAGCCGGGACCGTGGAGGCACCGCGGCAGCCCGTGCGGGGGCGGCGACGTCCTGCTCAGGGAGGGGCCGGCGAGCCTGGGCGAGCGAGTCGGACACGAGGCGGTGGGGCAAGCGGGTGACGCGGCGCGGCCTGTGAAGCCGGTGGCCGCGACCTCGCGATCGTCGGCATACGGATGCCGCCGGACCACTCCACGAGGGCCTGAAGACGGCCCGCACGATCCGTGAGCGCCGCCCCGGCACCGGCATGCCCGGCGCCGCGCCGACCCCCTCTGCCACCTCGGCACCCGCCAACGCGAGGTCCTCGCCCTCATGGCCGAAGGCCGCTCCGAAGCCGGTACCGGCCGCCGTCTGTGGGTCACCGGGGGCACCGTCGAAAAGCCCGTCCGCAGCAGCCGGGGCGAACTCACCGCCGGGTGCCGGCGGTGCTGACGTTTCTGGAGACGCGGTAGGGCTTGAAACGGCGTGACCACCCGCGCGGACACCAACACCGAAGGGCCCTGCGTCGTTGTCCACAGCCCCGCCGCGCTGTCACCACCCGCCAGTAGGGTGTGAGACATGGCAGACCCCTCCAGCTACCGCCCCAAGCCGGGAGAGATTCCGGACTCTCCTGGGGTGTACAGGTTCCGTGACGAGCACCGTCGGGTGATCTACGTCGGGAAGGCCAAGAGCCTGCGCCAGCGCCTGGCGAACTACTTCCAGGATCTGGCGGGCCTGCACCCGCGCACCCGGACGATGGTGACCACCGCCGCGTCCGTCGAGTGGACCGTGGTGTCCACGGAGGTCGAGGCGCTGCAGCTGGAGTACTCCTGGATCAAGGAGTTCGACCCCCGGTTCAACGTCAAGTACCGCGACGACAAGAGCTACCCGTACCTCGCGGTGACGATGAACGAGGAGTTCCCGCGCGTGCAGGTGATGCGCGGTCACAAGAAGAAGGGCGTCAGGTATTTCGGGCCGTACGCGCACGCGTGGGCGATCCGGGACACCGTCGACCTCCTGCTGCGCGTGTTCCCCGTGCGCACCTGTTCGGCCGGCGTCTTCAAGAACGCCGCCCGCACCGGCCGCCCCTGCCTGCTCGGCTACATCGGCAAGTGCTCCGCGCCCTGCGTCGGCCGCGTCCCGGCCGAGGAGCACCGTGAACTCGCCGAGGAGTTCTGCGACTTCATGACCGGTCGCACGCTCACGTATCTCCGCCGCCTCGAGAAGCAGATGATGGAGGCGGCCGACGAGATGGAGTACGAGCGGGCCGCCCGCCTGCGCGACGACATCGAGGCCCTGAAGAAGGCCATGGAGAAGAACGCGGTCGTGCTCACCGACGCGACCGACGCCGACCTCGTCGCCGTCGCCGAGGACGAACTCGAGGCGGCCGTGCAGATCTTCCACGTACGGGGCGGACGCGTGCGCGGCCAGCGCGGCTGGGTGACCGACAAGGTCGAGGAGATCACCACCGGCGCCCTCGTCGAGCACGCCCTGCAGCAGCTCTACGGTGAGGAGACCGGCGACGCCGTCCCCAAGGAGGTCCTTGTTCCTGCCCTGCCCGAGCCGGTCGAGCCCGTCCAGGAGTGGCTCACCGGGCGGCGCGGCTCCGGCGTCTCGCTGCGCATACCTCAGCGCGGCGACAAGCGCGCCCTCATGGAGACCGTGGAGCGCAACGCCCAGCAGGCGCTCGTCTTGCACAAGACCAAGCGCGCCTCGGACCTGACCACGCGCTCGCGCGCGCTGGAGGAGATCGCCGACGCCCTCGACCTGGACAGCGCCCCGCTCAGGATCGAGTGCTACGACATCTCGCACCTCCAGGGTGACGACGTCGTGGCCTCCATGGTCGTCTTCGAGGACGGGCTGCAGCGCAAGAGCGAGTACCGCCGCTTCCAGATCAGAGGCTTCGAAGGCCAGGACGACGTCCGCTCCATGCACGAGGTGATCAGCCGCCGCTTCCGGCGCTACCTCGTCGAGAAGGAGAAGACCGGCGAGTGGTCCGACGGCGAGCCCGGCCTCACGGACGGACTCAAGGACGAGGAAGGCCGCCCCAAGAAGTTCGCCTACCCGCCCCAGCTCGTCGTCGTCGACGGAGGCCGGCCGCAGGTCGCCGCCGCGCAGAAGGCCCTCGACGAGCTCGGCATCGACGACATCGCCGTCTGCGGCCTCGCCAAGCGCCTGGAGGAGGTGTGGCTGCCGGGCGAGGACGACCCCGTGGTCCTGCCCCGCACCAGCGAGGGGCTCTACCTGCTCCAGCGCGTCCGCGACGAGGCCCACCGCTTCGCCATCACCTACCAGCGCACCAAGCGCGCCAAGCGCTTCCGCGCCGGCCCCCTGGACGAGGTACCGGGGCTGGGCGAGACCCGCAAACAGGCGCTGATCAAGCACTTCGGCTCGGTGAAGAAACTGCGGGCCGCGACGATCGACCAGATCTGCGAGGTTCCGGGCATCGGCCGCAAGACGGCCGAGACCATCGCCGCGGCCTTCGCCCGGGCGGCTCCGGCCGCCCCCGCCGTGAACACGGCGACTGGAGAGATCATTGAAGACGGGGAGGACGGGGCGCCCGGGACGACGGCGGGTTCCCCGGCGGAGCCCGTGCCCGCGGGCGCCCCGGAAGAACGACGGGGGCAGGAGACATGAACGAGCACGACGCACAGCCCACAGCCGAGCCGGATCGGACGCCCACCGAGGCGGCCGAGCAGGCGCACGGCGAAACCGGCGAGGATCGCGCCCAGAACGACGCACGCCATGACAACGGAGCACAGGTGAGTACGGACAACACACCGCCCGGGATCCCCGAGGCGGCCATCCCCGAGCTGGTGATCATCTCCGGCATGTCCGGGGCCGGCCGTTCGACGGCCGCCAAGTGTCTGGAGGACCTCGGCTGGTTCGTCGTCGACAACCTCCCGCCCGCCCTGATCCCCACCATGGTGGAGCTCGGCGCCCGCTCCCAGGGCAACGTGGCGCGGATCGCGGTCGTCGTCGACGTACGCGGCCGCCGCTTCTTCGACAACCTCCGGGAGTCCCTCGCCGACCTGGAGTCGAAACACGTCACCCGGCGGATCGTCTTCCTGGAGTCCTCCGACGAGGCCCTGGTGCGCCGCTTCGAGTCCGTGCGCCGCCCGCACCCCCTGCAGGGCGACGGCCGCATCGTCGACGGCATCGCCGCCGAGCGCGAACTGCTGCGCGAACTGCGCGGCGACGCCGACCTGGTGATCGACACCTCCAGCCTCAACGTGCACGAGCTGCGCGCCAAGATGGACGCCCAGTTCGCCGGCGACGAGGAGCCCGAACTGCGGGCCACCGTCATGTCCTTCGGCTTCAAGTACGGCCTCCCGGTCGACGCCGACCTGGTCGTGGACATGCGCTTCCTGCCCAACCCGCACTGGGTCCCGGAGCTGCGCCCGTTCACCGGCCTCAACGACGAGGTGGCGGCGTACGTCTTCAACCAGCCCGGCGCCAAGGAGTTCCTCGACCGCTACGCCGAGCTCCTCAGGCTGGTTTCCGCGGGCTACCGTCGTGAGGGCAAGCGCTATGTGACCATCGCGGTCGGCTGTACGGGCGGAAAGCACCGTTCGGTCGCGATGTCGGAGAAGCTCGCCGCGCGACTCGCGGCCGAGGGCGTGGAGACGGTGGTCGTACACCGGGACATGGGACGGGAATGACGGAACGCACTCCGCGGCTGAGCCGACTGCGCAGGGTGGTGCCCGAGGGACGCGCGAGCCGGCCCACCGAGGCCCGGGGCGGCCGACCGCGCCGCCGCGGCACCCAGCCCAAGGTCGTCGCCCTCGGCGGCGGCATGGGCCTGTCCGCCTCGCTTGCCGCACTGCGCCGGATCACCGGCGACCTCACCGCCGTCGTCACCGTGGCCGACGACGGCGGCTCCAGCGGGCGTCTGCGCGACGAACTGGGCGTGCTGCCTCCCGGTGACCTGCGCAAGGCGCTGGCCGCGCTGTGCGGCGACGACGACTGGGGCCAGACCTGGGCCCGGGTCATCCAGCACCGCTTCCAGTCCAAGGGCGACCTGCACGAGCACGCGGTCGGCAACCTGCTGATCGTCGCCCTGTGGGAGCAGCTCGGAGACCACGTCCAGGCCCTCGACCTGGTCGGCAGACTCCTCGGCGCGCAGGGGCGTGTGCTGCCCATGTCCGCGGTCCCGCTGGAGCTCCAGGCTCTGGTCAAGGGTCACGACCCGGACCGTCCCGAGGAGGTCGGGACCGTTCGTGGCCAGGCGAACGTCGCGCTCACGCCCGGCGAGGTGCAGTCCGTGCACCTCGTTCCGCACGACCCGCCCGCCGTCCCCGAGGCCGTCGCCGCGGTCCTCGACGCGGACTGGGTGGTGCTGGGCCCCGGCTCCTGGTTCTCCTCGGTCATCCCGCATCTGCTGGTGCCTCAGCTCCTGGACGCGCTCACGGAGACGAAGGCCCGCCGGGTGCTCTCCCTGAACCTCGCCCCGCAACCCGGCGAAACCGAAGGCTTCTCCCCGCAGCGTCATTTGGAGGTTTTGGGGCGACACGCCCCTAAACTCGCCCTGGACGTGGTGCTGGCCGACGTGGCCGCCGTGCCCGACCGCGACCTGCTGACCGCCGCCGCCAAGCGGTTCGGGGCCGCGGTCGAGCTGGCGCCGGTGGCCCGGCCCGACGGAACTCCGAGGCACGACCCGGAGCAGCTGGCCGCCGCGTACGACCGTATTTTTCGGATGCATGGAAGGATCGGCCCATGGCGATGACGGCAGCGGTGAAGGACGAGATCTCCCGGCTCCCCGTCACCCGGACCTGCTGCAGGAAGGCGGAGGTCTCCGCCATTCTGCGGTTCGCCGGCGGCCTCCATCTGGTCAGCGGGCGCATCGTGATCGAGGCGGAGCTGGACACGGCGATGGCGGCCCGCCGGCTCAAGCGGGACATTCTGGAGATCTTCGGCCACAGCTCCGAGCTGATCGTGATGGCGCCCGGCGGACTGCGCCGGGGTTCGCGCTACGTCGTGCGCGTGGTCGCCGGCGGCGACCAGCTGGCACGGCAGACCGGCCTCGTGGACGGCCGGGGCCGCCCGATCCGCGGCCTGCCCCCGCAGGTGGTCTCGGGGGCCACCTGCGACGCGGAGGCTGCCTGGCGCGGGGCCTTCCTGGCGCACGGTTCGCTGACCGAGCCCGGCCGTTCCTCCTCCCTGGAGGTGACCTGCCCGGGCCCGGAGGCCGCGCTGGCGCTCGTCGGTGCCGCCCGCCGTCTGTCGATCGCGGCGAAGGCGCGGGAGGTGCGCGGGGTCGACCGGGTCGTCGTCCGCGACGGCGACGCGATCGGCGCGCTGCTCACCCGCCTCGGCGCCCATGAGTCGGTGCTGGCCTGGGAGGAGCGCCGGATGCGCCGCGAGGTGCGCGCCACGGCGAACCGCCTCGCCAACTTCGACGACGCCAACCTGCGCCGATCCGCGCGCGCGGCCGTCGCCGCGGGCGCCCGTGTCCAGCGCGCGCTGGAGATCCTCGGTGACGAGGTCCCCGAGCACCTCGCGGCCGCAGGCAGGCTGCGTATGGACCACAAGCAGGCATCCCTGGAGGAGTTGGGCGCGCTCGCCGACCCGCCGCTGACCAAGGACGCCGTCGCCGGCCGTATCCGCCGGCTGCTGGCGATGGCCGACAAGCGCGCCTCCGACCTGGGCATCCCGGGCACGGAGGCCAACCTCAGCGAGGAGCTGGCCGACAACCTCGCGGGGTGATCCGAGAGCACCGGGGCCTGTTCCGACGCGCCGGTGCCGACGTCCGATCGGGTGTCGGCACCGGCGTGTTGCTTGTCCTGAGACGTCTTGACTCGCTTGGCACAGGCGCCGTCGCTTGCCCTGTCCGCCACTTCACGGGGTGATCCGGGAGCACCAGCGCCTCTCCTGACACGCCGGTGCCGACGTCCAAATGGGCGTCGGCACCGGCGTGTTACCTGTCCCTGAGGCGCCCTTGACTCGATCATGGACTGTCATGAGCCTGGCATCTGTTCGCTGCTGTGGCGAACCCACGCAAGGGGGGTTCATGAGACGTAGAGCGAGATCGATCCTCGCTGTCGGCGCGCTCCTGATCGGCGGAGCGAGCATCGCACCCATCGCCCAGGCACGACCGGTAAGTCCGGGCGGCTCCGACGACGGCGCGGAAGTCAAGGTCTACCGCGCCGAAGTCACCAAGAAGCAGGTGCCCCTGTTGCTGGCCGCCGGGCAGGACGGCCACGAACTCGGCGAGCAGGCGCCCGAGAAGGGCACGGCCACCGTCGAGGTCTACCTCACCGAGAAGCAGGCCGAGAAGCTCGAGAAGCAGGGCGTCGACCTCACCGAGCACACCCTTTCGGCCAAGGCCGAG includes these proteins:
- the uvrC gene encoding excinuclease ABC subunit UvrC; this translates as MADPSSYRPKPGEIPDSPGVYRFRDEHRRVIYVGKAKSLRQRLANYFQDLAGLHPRTRTMVTTAASVEWTVVSTEVEALQLEYSWIKEFDPRFNVKYRDDKSYPYLAVTMNEEFPRVQVMRGHKKKGVRYFGPYAHAWAIRDTVDLLLRVFPVRTCSAGVFKNAARTGRPCLLGYIGKCSAPCVGRVPAEEHRELAEEFCDFMTGRTLTYLRRLEKQMMEAADEMEYERAARLRDDIEALKKAMEKNAVVLTDATDADLVAVAEDELEAAVQIFHVRGGRVRGQRGWVTDKVEEITTGALVEHALQQLYGEETGDAVPKEVLVPALPEPVEPVQEWLTGRRGSGVSLRIPQRGDKRALMETVERNAQQALVLHKTKRASDLTTRSRALEEIADALDLDSAPLRIECYDISHLQGDDVVASMVVFEDGLQRKSEYRRFQIRGFEGQDDVRSMHEVISRRFRRYLVEKEKTGEWSDGEPGLTDGLKDEEGRPKKFAYPPQLVVVDGGRPQVAAAQKALDELGIDDIAVCGLAKRLEEVWLPGEDDPVVLPRTSEGLYLLQRVRDEAHRFAITYQRTKRAKRFRAGPLDEVPGLGETRKQALIKHFGSVKKLRAATIDQICEVPGIGRKTAETIAAAFARAAPAAPAVNTATGEIIEDGEDGAPGTTAGSPAEPVPAGAPEERRGQET
- the rapZ gene encoding RNase adapter RapZ, with translation MNEHDAQPTAEPDRTPTEAAEQAHGETGEDRAQNDARHDNGAQVSTDNTPPGIPEAAIPELVIISGMSGAGRSTAAKCLEDLGWFVVDNLPPALIPTMVELGARSQGNVARIAVVVDVRGRRFFDNLRESLADLESKHVTRRIVFLESSDEALVRRFESVRRPHPLQGDGRIVDGIAAERELLRELRGDADLVIDTSSLNVHELRAKMDAQFAGDEEPELRATVMSFGFKYGLPVDADLVVDMRFLPNPHWVPELRPFTGLNDEVAAYVFNQPGAKEFLDRYAELLRLVSAGYRREGKRYVTIAVGCTGGKHRSVAMSEKLAARLAAEGVETVVVHRDMGRE
- the yvcK gene encoding uridine diphosphate-N-acetylglucosamine-binding protein YvcK, whose translation is MTERTPRLSRLRRVVPEGRASRPTEARGGRPRRRGTQPKVVALGGGMGLSASLAALRRITGDLTAVVTVADDGGSSGRLRDELGVLPPGDLRKALAALCGDDDWGQTWARVIQHRFQSKGDLHEHAVGNLLIVALWEQLGDHVQALDLVGRLLGAQGRVLPMSAVPLELQALVKGHDPDRPEEVGTVRGQANVALTPGEVQSVHLVPHDPPAVPEAVAAVLDADWVVLGPGSWFSSVIPHLLVPQLLDALTETKARRVLSLNLAPQPGETEGFSPQRHLEVLGRHAPKLALDVVLADVAAVPDRDLLTAAAKRFGAAVELAPVARPDGTPRHDPEQLAAAYDRIFRMHGRIGPWR
- the whiA gene encoding DNA-binding protein WhiA; translated protein: MAMTAAVKDEISRLPVTRTCCRKAEVSAILRFAGGLHLVSGRIVIEAELDTAMAARRLKRDILEIFGHSSELIVMAPGGLRRGSRYVVRVVAGGDQLARQTGLVDGRGRPIRGLPPQVVSGATCDAEAAWRGAFLAHGSLTEPGRSSSLEVTCPGPEAALALVGAARRLSIAAKAREVRGVDRVVVRDGDAIGALLTRLGAHESVLAWEERRMRREVRATANRLANFDDANLRRSARAAVAAGARVQRALEILGDEVPEHLAAAGRLRMDHKQASLEELGALADPPLTKDAVAGRIRRLLAMADKRASDLGIPGTEANLSEELADNLAG